From the genome of Spinacia oleracea cultivar Varoflay chromosome 2, BTI_SOV_V1, whole genome shotgun sequence, one region includes:
- the LOC110790574 gene encoding cytokinin dehydrogenase 5 — MATKLFLIAIAIYRLMVTVGLTTLGPNELLHLSTNRAEVEAASVDFGRLTQAEPVAVFHPRSDVDVADLVKSATTSTAGFTVSARGHGHSINGQAHTTDGVVVEMGRRGDVNGPSRPKVNLREEYVDVWGGELWVDVLRSTLEYGLAPRSWTDYLYLTVGGTLSNAGISGQAFNYGPQISNVFELDVVTGKGELVTCSNKINSELFHAVLGGLGQFGIITRARIALEPAPQRVRWIRVLYSNFTEFTKDQEYLISLHDKPSSQKFDYVEGFVIVDEGLLNNWRSSFFSPKNPVKISSLGASNNGDVLYCLEITKNYFDSSESVDQEIDALLKKLNFIPASVFTTDLPYIDFLDRVHKAELKLRSKGLWEVPHPWLNLFVPKSKIAQFDKGVFKGILGNKTSGPILIYPMNKHKWDERTSVVTPNEEVFYLVALLRSALENGEETQTLDYLTHQNRRILNFCEDHNIGVKQYLPHYTTQQHWITHFGDKWSHFQKMKTEFDPNHILATGQRIFRPILDVNNVALR, encoded by the exons atggCCACCAAGTTGTTCTTGATAGCTATAGCAATATACAGATTGATGGTAACAGTGGGGCTCACAACGCTCGGCCCAAATGAGCTACTCCACCTCAGCACGAACCGTGCTGAGGTGGAGGCGGCGTCCGTGGATTTCGGACGCCTCACTCAGGCGGAACCCGTGGCTGTTTTCCACCCGAGGTCCGACGTTGACGTAGCGGATTTAGTTAAATCTGCCACGACCTCAACGGCGGGGTTCACGGTTTCTGCCCGTGGACATGGGCATTCCATCAACGGGCAGGCCCACACGACGGACGGGGTGGTGGTGGAGATGGGCAGAAGAGGGGATGTGAATGGGCCGAGTAGGCCCAAGGTGAATTTGAGAGAAGAGTATGTGGATGTGTGGGGAGGGGAGTTGTGGGTGGATGTGCTAAGGTCTACGTTAGAGTATGGACTCGCACCTAGATCATGGACGGATTATTTGTATCTAACGGTGGGAGGGACGTTGTCTAATGCTGGGATCAGTGGTCAAGCATTTAATTATGGCCCTCAGATTAGTAACGTCTTTGAGCTTGATGTTGTTACAg gAAAAGGAGAGCTGGTAAcatgttcaaataaaataaattcggaGCTATTTCATGCGGTGTTAGGAGGTCTAGGCCAATTTGGTATCATCACTCGTGCTAGAATTGCCCTTGAACCCGCTCCTCAACGG GTGAGATGGATAAGAGTGTTGTACTCGAATTTCACGGAGTTTACAAAGGACCAAGAGTACCTAATATCATTGCATGACAAACCAAGTAGCCAAAAGTTTGATTACGTGGAAGGTTTTGTTATAGTTGATGAAGGTCTACTTAACAATTGGAGATCCTCATTTTTCTCACCTAAAaaccctgttaagatctcttcCCTCGGCGCCTCCAACAATGGAGATGTCTTATATTGCTTGGAGATCACCAAGAATTACTTCGACTCCTCCGAATCGGTAGATCAG GAAATAGATGCATTATTGAAGAAGCTTAACTTTATACCAGCATCAGTATTCACAACCGATCTTCCCTATATTGATTTCTTAGACCGGGTTCACAAGGCCGAGTTAAAACTGCGGTCCAAGGGTTTGTGGGAGGTGCCACACCCTTGGCTAAACCTGTTTGTCCCTAAATCAAAGATTGCTCAATTTGACAAAGGGGTCTTCAAGGGCATCTTGGGAAATAAAACTAGCGGACCAATTCTCATCTATCCCATGAACAAACACAA GTGGGATGAAAGGACTTCGGTTGTGACACCAAACGAGGAAGTGTTCTACTTGGTAGCATTGCTTAGATCGGCACTTGAGAATGGGGAAGAGACACAAACCCTAGACTACTTGACTCATCAGAACCGCAGGATTTTGAACTTCTGCGAGGATCACAACATTGGTGTTAAGCAATATTTGCCTCACTACACCACACAACAACACTGGATTACTCATTTCGGAGATAAATGGAGCCATTTCCAGAAAATGAAGACGGAATTTGATCCTAACCATATATTAGCAACCGGACAACGTATTTTCAGACCCATCCTTGATGTCAATAATGTTGCTTTAAGATGA
- the LOC130467088 gene encoding uncharacterized protein produces MFLSKYTNIGSFEKLDIETPDIYVKKIVFGCEYYAKVQGQPILMRKDIIAATIINCLPNKFPYLELKEKFKDMHSDNGTPNLTKYGTWDGRWKYDSEILTTIIEAAESGFRDGKIVGSHVGNSVTEEPMGISVNNDLEENDVAVENENVGVEAEYPNPAAHEPTIEISSDSDAELESEQEMASEPNQDEDMGEDANPEEDPDEDPEEEFDNLEI; encoded by the coding sequence atgtttctttccaagtatactaacataggatccttcgagaaacttgatatagaaacccctgatatttacgtgaagaaaattgtgtttggatgtgaatattatgctaaagttcaagggcaacctatcttaatgagaaaggatatcatagcagccacaatcattaattgcttacctaacaaatttccatacctagaactcaaggaaaagtttaaagacatgcattctgataatgggactccaaacttgactaagtatggaacttgggatggtagatggaaatatgattcagaaattctgaccaccattattgaagcggcagaaagtgggtttagagacggtaaaatcgtagggagtcatgttggaaattcagttacagaagaacctatgggaattagtgtaaataatgacctagaggaaaatgatgtagctgtggagaatgagaatgtaggtgttgaggcagagtaTCCTAACCCGgcggctcatgagccaaccattgagatctctagtgattcggatgcagagctcgaaagtgaacaggagatggcaagtgaacctaatcaagatgaagacatgggtgaagatgcaaaccctgaggaagaccccgatgaagaccctgaagaagagttcgataatcttgagatctaa